The Maledivibacter sp. genomic interval ATCCTCCATGAAGAATATTCCAAGTAATGGTGTCATAATAAAGACCATAGTTACTTCTGAGCTTGGCAGTAAAATAGCTAAAAGCTATGGAGTTGGCACCATTAATACCCTTACGGGCTTCAAATTTATTGGTGAGAAGATCAAGGAATTTGAAGGTAGGGAAGATAAGATATTTTTATTTGGATATGAAGAAAGCTATGGATACCTTAAAGGAACTGAAGTACGGGATAAGGATGCAGTGGTTTCATCCCTATTGATAGCTGAGATGGCCGCATACTATAAGTCAAAGGGTATGACATTATTGGATGCACTAGAGGAATTATTTAAGAAATTTGGGTATCATAGAGAGGCTTTAAAATCCATTGTTCTTAAGGGGAAGGATGGAGCTCAAAAGATTGGCAGAATAATGGATAGCTTTAGAAGTAATTCGCCCCTGGAAATAGCAGGAATTAGGACTGAGGTAGTAAGAGATTATTTAAAGGGAAAAGCTAAGTTTATATTCGAGGATAGAGAAGAGGTTCTTGATTTACCAGAATCAAATGTTTTACATCTCACCTTGGAGGATGGATCATGGATTGCCATCAGGCCTTCAGGCACTGAACCTAAAGTAAAGATATATGTCTCAGTTGTAGGAGCTAGAAAGGAAGAGGCTGAGGAAAAGCTGAATACCATTGGAGATTACATACTAAAGTTGATAGACGGAATAGAGTAGAAGAAAGGGTATAGGATTTAGAAAATATGACGTGGGGGCTGTCCTATCTGACACACATGCTTTTTAGTGGGTCTGGGGGACTGTCCCCACATTATATTTTCAAAGCTTATAACTTGAAATGTTCTAGGTAGGGTATTTGATTTATATTTATGGAAAACTTCCTAAAAAATGAAATATTTGTCCATGTATAAGTTAAGTTATATTATGAGAATCCTACATAGGGATTCCAGTCAAAACTTTAACCTAAACTATATATATATTCCCTAAAATATATGTTAGAATATAATGAAGTAGAGAATGAAAAAAATGAGGAGTAATTTAATGAAAAAGGAAAAATTTAAGGTTATAAAGGGAGGCGGGGGAAAAACCGTCAAGCCTAAATATAAATTTAAAAAGAGCTTTGTTACAAATACTAGACTTATGGGTGTAGTAGGAATGAAAATTTATTGGGAAATGGAAGATGGAAAAGAATATATTCAATTTTTTCATCTGGACTTCGAGGAATATGGTATTGATGGGTTTGAGAGTCTTGTGGATGGAACCAAGGAAGATATAGACTTCATTACATCAAAGATGATGGGTGGTCTTGGTGGAAAATTTGTGAGAATTACTAAAAAAGAAAGTATGTATATATTAAATGAGAGTTTTAAAGTAAATATTAGAAATGGTGAGTCTTTGTGTCAAGATGTAGAAGAGTATGAATTTTTATTGAAGCCTACAACCATAGATAAAGCTGGGGAGTTAAAACTATGGTATAAGATATGCGAGATCATTGAAACCGATTATCAGCTAGTAAACTATTTTATCATGAGGGCAGTTGGATTTGATAAAAAGGGACAGAATCTTTTATGCATAGATGGTAAGGTAAGTGGGTTTGATCCAACTGACAAATCATTTACATTAATTAAGAATACAATAAGACCTTCCCATACTAAGAATGGAATCAACTACTATAATGTAGAATCCTTAATAGATTTAGACAAGGGATATCAGTTAATAATATCCACTATTGGGGTACAACCAACTCAATATGGGCTTAGGGTTGCCTATGGATCCATAGAGAATATGATGAAAATATCTTCTATAGAAGCAGCTTTTCAACTTAAAAAGTCCGAGTATATATTAGTATACTCCACGGAGGAACTTATAAAGCTTGTAGAGATTTTGGATAAGGAGAAGCCCAATGCCATGCAAAATATTCACCAAACCGGTTTTCTATATACCGAATTTAATCCAAACAATGATCATGTGAAAAGGCCAGTATACTATCTAAATGGAGATATATTTGCTGTGTATTTTATAACCACTGAAAATCAATTGGCTGTGAGTACTTTTTCAAAGGAGAATTTATTGGAGCTGAGAAAATACTTTGGCGGCGCGTCTTTTCAGGATTTACTTGAATTAGAAGGTGAGTTTAAGACTGATACTCCACTTTTATATGAATTTGTCCATAGTGGTTATGAAGATTTTTTTGACTTTTTAAATAATGAATAGACCTCTTACAAAGGAGATGAAAAATGGCTGTACTTGAGCAAGTAATTATATTATTTTTGTTGATTATAATAGGATATATAATAAAAAAGTTAAAGATAATATCTAATGATATGAATAGGGATGTAAGTAATTTAGTGATGAATGTAGCTTTACCTGCTTTTATTATTACGGCCATGAATTTTTCCTTCTCCCCCGATGTTTTGGTTAAAAGTGGTAAATTGATTATTGTTTCAATATCCATATATACATTTGTTATAGGGATTTCTTTTTTTATAACTAAAATCATGGGAGTCAAAGGGGAAACTAGGGATATATTTCAATATTCTATAGTTTTTTCTAATGTTGGCTATATGGGATATCCTGTGATTAAAGCTTTAATGGGAGATATAGGAGTATTTTATGGGGCACTTTACAATCTGCCCTTTAATATTCTAGTTTGGACATTTGGAGTATATCTTTTAACTAGAAATGATATGAAGACCCATAAAGAAAAGCTAAATAATAAAAACAGTATAAGTATCAAAAAATTTATAAATCCAGGAATAGTTGCGATTATAACGGGATTTATCCTATTCTTGTTTTCGATAGAATTGCCCTATTCAATATATAGAACCTTGGAGCTTTTGGGTAGTTTGACAACCCCCTTAGCTATGATATTTATTGGTTCCATATTGGCTGATGTAAAGACATCAGAAATATTTACTGATAAAAGAGTTTTTATATTATGTGTCATTAGATTAGCTATATTACCTGTTTTGGTAATGTTTATACTGAGAACAATAGGATTTAGTGACTATTTGGTAGCCATACCTGTAATAATGACTGCCATGCCTATAGCTGCTAATGCAGCAATAATGGCATCAAGGTTTAATAATGATTACCACCTAGCATCAAAGACAGTATTCTTATCAACTCTATTTTCAGTACTTACTATACCCTTGATAGTGATTATGTTGAAATAGCTCCTATTAAACTTTTTGCTATAACTTCTGCCATTTCTATTACTAAGCTTAGTCTGATATTATGAATTGGAAAGAAATCATCGGTGGTAAATTTATCAACTATGCCAACTATGGAAATATTTCCAACGGAGGGAAGGTTTTTACCTACTCCCTTTCCGGGTAAAATGGGACTGTGCCTTATTTGTATATTGCCTATATATTTTTGATCACCGAGGCAAGCATCCACGGCGATTATATTCGGATTTTTATGTATATCCCTGATTTTTTTTACTTTTTCCTTGAGATTGATTGCATGTATTGGATTTTTCAATGTTCCATAAACGGGATATTTGAAATTCGCCCTTATAAGCAGTGTGCCAACTAGTGGGCCTAGGGCATCGCCGATACATCTATCGGTACCAATACATATTATTATTGTATTGGGTTTGAATTTCTTGGATAAATTTTCTGATAGGAGACTGACCCCATATTTGTCTTGAAAGTGAATTTTAATTTCATGTATTGAATCTTTTTTTTTCATGACCAAAAGAAAAAACACCCCCTCATATGATATATATGAAGGGGTTATATTTTTAATTAATATTTTTTATATAGGAACCCTAATGTTTAATGAAAATTATTAACCAACAAAGGGGATTTAGTCCTCTTTGTTGGTTGTTCGTCTGTAATATTCAACGATTAATTTATTGAGTTCATTACTTTGATCAACAAGCTCATCCATAGACATATCATGTAAATTATTATCTAATGTAGATGATAATTCTTTTCTAAGTTTTTCAATTTTAATACTTAAGCTATTTATATTATTCATAATAAAACCTCTTTTCATAGGTATCTAATAATTTCTAAAAAATCATATCAACTAAATTATATGACAATATATCATGTATTTCAATAACATTAGGGATAAGTTCATTGTTTTTTTACCCAGATTGATCATGGAATGCTTAAAAAAGTGGAAATAGTTCTGATTTATAGGGCATATGAAAAAAATAAATAAGTTAGGTTACGAAGTAATTTTAATTATTTTCTAGAAATTTAGTAACGGGTATAATCAATGTACTTAAGTGATTGAGGAACGACGAAAAGAATTGAAGGGAATAGGAAGAAGCATTTTTGTTAAGAATATCAAATATGTATGAATTATGTGGAATTATATATTTGATCGACATATCTGGAGGTGGGATTATGAAAAGAAAAATATATCTTATATCAATGATCGTATTGACTTTTATTACGACATCGACAATAATGTGTTTTCATCCATATGTTAGTGGTAGGCTTTCGGAGGGAAAAAATAATCAGTTGGTTAGCCTCATAAGTCAAATGAAGGAAGGTGATTTAAATGTAACCGACGGGGATATTCATATAATAAACGATGAAGTATTAGGGATTTTTGTTAAGTTTTATAGTGACAAAGGGATTGAAGACCTAGAAATACACCAAAAGGAAGAAATAAGATACATACTGGAGAGTATGGGAGACTATAATACAAGTAAACTTAAGAATTTTCTTAATCATGATCCTTCCCGCAAGGAAGGGGAAATCTATAGGATTTTAAGTGAAAATTTATTCGATGAGCAGCTTATGTTTCTCGATGAAATGTTGGGTGATTAGGGTTATAGCTTTAGAGCCATAACCCTAATCCCTTTGTTTATTTCCTATCTATCTTTTTTAAACATATTTTTTATCTCATAGGTCACGTATCCGTCATTTACAGTGAATACCATGTATTTTAGGTCTTTCTCGGGGTCAATCTCATCATAGGTAGGGAAGGATTTCAACTTGACTAATCCTATACCCTTTATGGTTTCAATTTCAAAATCTTTATTGTTGCCACCGGATAATATCCATATATCCATATTTTTTTCTTTTCTTAGCTTTCCAAGGGTATCGAAGAATAATTTCTCCTCAAGTTTATCTATAAAGCTCAATGGCTTTGGTAAAACAACGAAGAGACTGTCGGATTCTAGATTCTTAACTTTATCTAGGAACCAAATCCATTGATTGTAATCCGTAGCCCTAAGACCCCTTTCACTATTGTCCAGCCTAATGAATGAGCTGTTTTTGAATTGAGTATGGGAATATCCAGAGGCTCCCACTAAATAATTATCCAGCAGCTGATCCTCTAGTTTGCCGTCAATGTGGTTTGTAAAAAGGTTCAAATCCATAGTTTCAGTAATGTCTGCAAGCTCATTTACAAACCATGTATCTAGCATCGTATCTATATCTCCGATGCTTCCGTGGGCCAAGAATCTAAAGGAATCTTCGTTTTTAAGCTCACTAGAGATATTCCTTTTATCTATGTAGACGGTTGTGTCCTTTGGAATTTCTTTATCAAAACTAGGCTTGTAAAATGCTGTTATGTCATCTACATAAATATATCCAGAGTCCATGAAAAGGGGCTCTGTTTCAACTAAGTATATTCTTTCGAGTTTTATTGGGGCTATTGCTCTATCGGGTATGATGGCTTCAACAAATTTCCATCCCTCCCAGTCAACGTTTCTTTCAAAGGTCATATTATAGGAATTTTCAGAGGCATCGGTTATTTTCCCTCTGAGCCAATGACCGTTTCCCTTATTTCCATATACCCATAGACCTAGTTTTTCGGGCTTTTCCTTGAGTTGGAGACCATCGTCATTAAAAACAATATATGCAGCCTTAGAAGCATTGACATCAGTGAAATCATAGCTTAACTTACCGGAGCTTTGACCATTTTTAGGGCTAGGTGAAAGCTCAAAGTTGCCTACAACTTCCTTGGGATATGGTAAAAAGCCTGCATTTAGTCTTTCAAAATCATCAAAAATAACCTTAAGGTAGTTTGTTGACACTTGAATATAGGCATCAATATTGTTTAAGGAGGCCTTTATTATATCGTTGCTTACTTCCTTGGAAGATATAAAAGTATTGTTTTCTATGTCACCGATTTTGTTTGGAATAGACCAAATTAAATCATCTGAGTTTATCTTCGCCTTAAAGCCTTCGTCATTTACGGCTTCTATATATAAAGGGACTTCCCTTTCTGCCTCTGCAAATATCTTTGAGGGAGAAATATGAAGCTTGTTAGGGTGTTCTAGAACCTGAATATCTATGGAAGCAGTTTTATTTTTAAAGGACACCTCAATAGTTCCTTCGCCGGTAGTAGTAGGAATGAACTTATCTTCCATAAAATCACCCTCTATACCATTTACCCTCCATCTAACATCGTCTAAATCCACATGGGTAGGGTTGTAATTTCCATCGTAGGCCTTTACCCTAAATTTCCTTGATGTTCCTAAAAATATGTTTGTATCGTCACATTCTATCTTTATATCCTTTAGTTGCGATTTAGGACTGTTATTAAGTACTGCAAGTCCGTTCATAATTTTTCTTTCGAAGCCCCCCGATGGATTATTGACTATTGTAACAGTTTCATCACCCAAAGGCTTTACGACCATTTCAGTAGATCCTCCACCATCAAGGTTGATTCCATCGTAGGCACCGAGTTCTATTAGGATCTCAGCAAGTTCCCTTTGAGTGGTCCCCGTATAGGAAGAAGTTCTACCATCAATTGTCACCATAATAATTTCATCCTTATCCTTACTTATACCGAGTCCAGTTCTTGGATGATTGCCAGAGATTTTAAGGGAGAAATCATCGGGGATAATTCCGTCTTTAAGTATTATAGAGCCTCCCCCCATGGCTAAGGAAAGCTCCTCAAAGTTTGGCTTCCCTGTCATATTAAGCAAAACCCTATCATTTTGAGAAAAATTATTCAAAATATGGGCTTTAACTTCACCCGTGGCAGCGATTATAAAACCGTTATCGGGAATCTCTATGGCCTCTAAATTATCACGTATTTCTTGAACCCTATTATCTACTATGACCATTTCCACTATATCATCGTGCATTTCATTACCAAAGGAAAGCTCCCCCCAGTTGCTATCTAGAAGAATACCTCCAGTATTTATGTAGGGCTTATTTTTATAGGCTATATTGAGTACAGAGCTATTTTCACCATTTATCAGTCTAATGCTACCTTCCTGCCAATAGTCTATAAAGGGCTTGTTTTCATCATCAATGTTGAAGGTTGCAAAGTCAGGGTGACTTTTTGATGATGTTATAAGCTCGCCATCTTTAACTACAGGGCCTATAGTTGCAAAGGCCCGAGTATCATAGAAATCACCATTTATGGCTCCCACGATCTTATGGGCATTTTCACTTTCGGAAGCAAGATTAGTTAATGGGTCCCTATTGGAGATACCATTTTTACTTGTAAGTACTTCCAAAGAAGTATAATTATCATCGGTATCTATTCTAAGAACATTTATATTTAGCCATCCCTTATGGGTAAATCTCAATATTTTCTCGTGAACTACTCCTCCGGATAGATTTTCAGAGGACTCTTCTCCATAGATATCAATAAACTCAGCAGAAGAGAATGTAATGAAAGTATTAAAGGCCAACAGGGCAGTCAATAGTCCTGCGGTAAATCTTTTCTTATTCAGCATATTTATCCTCCAATCCTATTATTTTTTATTCATTCCCCATATATTTAGCTGCTCAGTATTCATCAAGGCATTCAAAAGGGCCTTTTTGGAATGAGGTATATCCTTATAAAATCTTAATAGGGATTGCTTCATATATTCCCTTTTTGTGTTTCCATCGGCAGGGCAAGAACTTTTGACCACAGGAAGATTCTGTCTTTTAACTGCACCTGCTATCTCCCGTTCTTCAGCATAGATCATAGGTCTAATCATAGTTAAATCCTTTCTACTAAGATAGGTTACGGGGTCAAAGGTATTGATCCTTCCCTCATAGAACATACTTAAAAATAGGGTTTCAATACCGTCATCCCTGTGATGACCTAGAGCCAGCTTTGTTACTGAGTTTTCCTTACAAAGATCGTGAAGAGCAGCTCTTTTGAATCTAGCACATAATGAACATGGATTTTTTTCATTTCTTTCTTCAAAAACTATTTTGGCAATTTGAGTTGGTTTAATTATATATTCCACACCTATTTCATCACATAAGCTTTGTATAGGGGATAAATCAAAGTTATCAAAACCAAGGGTTAAGGATAGGGCTTTAAGTTCATATTTAATCGGCGAAAAGTTTTGAAAGAGTCTTAGACCATATAAAAGTGCCACACTGTCCTTTCCCCCTGAAACTCCAACGCCTACTATATCTCCATCCTGTATCATATCAAAATCTTCTACGGCTTTTCTAATGTATCCAATAATTTTTTTCAAGCTATATCCCTCCTCTCCTAATTATACTTTATTGGCAATACTATTGTAATTAAAAAAGTATTACAAAAAGTGACCATTAGACCCAGTGTATATGCAAATAATTGCATAAAGAAATCAATTGACAAATTTTGGATGAAAATATATACTTTAATTGCATCGCCAGTCATAGAATATAGCAATATAATGTTGAAAGTATAAATTTTAGGGAATAAAACGATACTGTAAAGTATATTATCTAAGTAGTATTCTGTATTTCATCAATATAAATATATTAACTAGTGGGTGAGTAATAATGGGCTTAGTTGATTTCTTATCAAGGGAGCTTAGAGTTTTTTTACTTTCAACTTTACCGATAATAGAGTTAAGGGGGGCTATTCCCTATGGTATCGCAGTGGGGATGAACCCCATCCATGCAGCTTTTTTATGTATAGTAGGCAGTATGGTACCTGTCCCATTTCTACTGTTCCTTTTAAAGCCTTTTTTTACAAAGCTAAGAAGGATTTATATGATAAGAGAATTTGAAATATGGCTAATAGATAGGACGGAGCGAAGGGCAGGAAATATAAAGAAATACAGCATACTTGGACTGGTATTATTTGTAGCTATTCCACTGCCTTCGACGGGAGTTTGGACGGGAGCCATAGCAGCAGCGATATTTAATTTAAGGAGTGATCATGCATTTTTTGCAATACTTTTAGGTAATATTATAGCTGCAATTTTATTAACTATATTAAGCCGGCTTGCAATATTAAATTTATAAAATATATTGACTGCAACATATTTATATGTTAATATTTTTATGTTGAATTTAATAATTAGCTTCACCTTATCATGAGTGACGGAGGGATAGGCCCTATGAAGTCCAGCAACCGGTACAGGGTATACGGTGCTAAGTCCTACAGAGTATTTTATTCTGGAAGATGAGGAATTAAGATTATAACCTCTTCTTTTAGAAGGGGTTTTTTATATGTTTATTTCATGTAAAAAAATAGATTAAGGGCATAATAATCAATAGAATTGTACAATAAAGGAGGAAATAGAATTGAAAAGACTTTTTACTTCGGAATCTGTTACGGAGGGGCATCCAGATAAGATATGTGATCAAGTTTCAGATGCTATTTTAGACGCAATATTTGATAAGGACCCCCATGCTCGTGTTGCTTGTGAGACTTCTGTTACTACGGGGTTAGTATTAGTTGCGGGGGAAATCTCCACTAAGTGCTATGTGGATATACCTAAGGTGGTTAGAAAAACTATTGAAGAAATAGGATATACTAGAGCAAAATATGGATTTGATTGTGCTACATGTGCGGTACTTACTTCTATAGATGAGCAGTCTCCAGATATAGCCATGGGAGTGGATGAAGCATTAGAAAGTAAAGAAGGAGATATGGGAGATGAAATAGAAGCCATAGGTGCAGGTGACCAAGGGATAATGTTTGGATTTGCTTGTAATGAAACCGAGGAGCTAATGCCATTACCAATTTCTTTAGCCCATAAGCTTGCTAAAAGGCTCTCAGAGACAAGAAAAAATGGAACACTATCCTATCTTAGACCCGATGGCAAAACCCAGGTTACAGTAGAATATGAGGATGATAAACCCGTAAGAATTGATACCATAGTTATATCCACTCAGCATGGCCCGGAAATTAGCCGTGAACAAATAGAAAAGGATATGATTGAACATGTAATAAACAAAATAGTGCCCCAGAATCTGTTAGATGAAAAAACCAGATACTTAATAAATCCTACTGGTAGATTTGTTATAGGTGGACCACAAGGGGATGCAGGTTTAACGGGAAGAAAAATCATAGTTGATACATATGGTGGATATTCAAGACATGGTGGTGGAGCTTTTTCAGGAAAAGACCCAACAAAGGTAGATAGATCAGCTGCATATGCTGCAAGATATGTGGCTAAAAACATAGTTGCCGCAGGGCTTGCCGATAAATGTGAGTTAGAGCTTGCTTATGCTATTGGAGTGGCTGAGCCAGTTTCTATATTAGTTGAAACCTTTGGAACGGGAAAAGTATCTGAGGGAAAATTAGTAGAGCTTGTTAAAAAGCATTTTGATCTAAGACCGGCGGCCATAATAAGAGATTTAGACTTAAGAAGACCTATCTTTAGACAAACAGCTGCATATGGGCACTTTGGAAGAACTGATATAGAGCTACCTTGGGAAAAAACAGATAGAGCTGAAATTCTTAGAAAAGAAGGACTAGGAGAATAAGAATACAAATAAAGACGACACTGATCGTCTTTATCTTTTCAGACTTATAAGAATGACCTCAAAACTTGCAACTAAAAAAGCAGCATCTGCTGCTTTTTTAGTCCCTAACTTCTCTATTTCTAAAGAGAAAGCTTACTGCATAGGCACCTGCTATACCTACTAAAGCATAAACTACTCTGCTGATTCCAGATGCTTGACCAGCAGATATAGCTCCTGAACCACCTAATAATGCTGCTACTAAGTCATAACCAAAAAGTCCAACTAATAACCAGTTAAGAGCGCCTATTATAACTAATACAAGAGCTATTCTATCCATAAAATCACCCTTTCTTTTTCTTGTTTCAAGTATTATTATTCCAATTTCAAATATAAAAAAACATATATAAATATGGTTGTATATGAATAAAATGGTAATTATTTTTGTTGTAGAACCTTTGATCTATTGATGTAGCTATTGGTTATATGGGTTTTGATTTATGTTATAATTAAATAGAATGATTAGCGTCATATCTTCTAAGTGAGGGAGATAAGAAAAAGGTAGAAGGAAAAAGGTGTTAGGGTATGTCTAAGGAAATTAAAGGTGTTGTGAGGGAAATTATATTTCAAAATGAAGATAATGGCTATGTAGTGGCTGAGATAAATACTGGACAAGAGGATGCAGTTGTAGTAGGCTACATACCTATCATAAATGTAGGTGAAACTATGTCCTTTGAGGGAAATATAATTGTTCATCCTATATATGGGGAGCAATTACAGGTGGTAAGCAGTAAACAGATTGCACCATCAAGTATTGAAGGTATCACAAAATATTTGTCATCGGGACTTTTAAAGGGTATAGGGCCTAAGATGGCAGAAAGGATTGTAGAGAAGTTTGGTAAGGATTCCCTTGACATTATTCAGTACAATCCTGATCGCTTAACGGAGGTCAGTGGTATAGGTCCCAAAAAAGCTAAGGATATTGCTGAGGCCTATGAAGAACAAAGAGAGATAAAGGAAGTAATGATCTTTTTGAGTCAGTTTGGTGTGTCCACTGCCTATGCGGTTAAAATATTTAGAAAATATGGTGATAAAACCGTTGAGTATTTAAGTGAAAATCCCTATAGACTAGCTGATGACATAGTAGGTATTGGATTTAAGATGGCGGATACCATTGCAAAAAAAATGGGAATAGATCCTAAGTCTCCATATAGGATAATGTGTGGTATAAAATATTCCTTGACTCAATACAATTTAGAGGGTCATACCTATGCCATTAAGGAGGAGCTTATTCAAAGGACTTCTAAGATGTTAGGTGTGGATAGTTCTATGGTTGAGGATGGAATTATTAATTTAACAATAAATGGTGATTTGCATCAGGAGAAGATTAATGATAATACAGCTGTTTTTCCTATGTCCTTTTTCTATGCAGAAACAGGAGTGTGTAAGAACCTTATAGGGTTATCTGGTACAAGCTTTAATGACTCCAACTTAGACATAAAAGAAGAAATAGAGAAAATCGAAAACGACGAAGAAATTTGTCTTGCTGAAAAACAAAAAAAGGCTATTGAAGAAGCCTTCAGAAATGGTGTTACAGTCATAACTGGAGGGCCGGGAACTGGGAAAACGACGATTGTTAATAGTATAATAAAATTATTTGAAGGGCAAAGCCTTAAGATAGGTCTAGCGGCTCCTACGGGAAGGGCTGCGAAGAGACTTACTGAAACCACTGGTAGAGAGGCAAAGACCATTCACAGACTTTTGGAATATTCCTTTTCCGATGATGGTAGCGGAATGGCTTTTATGAAGAATGGAGAAGACCCTCTGAGCTTTGATGTAATAATTATTGATGAGGTGTCAATGGTGGATATTCTTTTAATGTATCATCTACTCAAGTCAATTATGCCAGGTACTAGACTTATATTAGTTGGCGATGTGGATCAGCTGCCATCGGTAGGGCCGGGAAACGTATTACACGATATAATAGGAAGCGGACTTGTAAAGGTTGTTAGATTAACTGAGATATTTAGACAGGCTAGGGAAAGTATGATAGTCGTTAATGCCCATAGAATAAATCAAGGATTAAAGCCCCAGGTTAATATAAAGGATAAAGACTTTTTCTTTTTGCCAAAGAGAAATCAAGATGACATACTCCACACCATAAAGGAGCTTTGCATTAGAAGACTTCCAAAGTTTAATAATTATGATCCCAGTAAGGATATTCAAGTGTTAACCCCCATGAAAAATAGCAAGGTTGGAACAATAAATATGAACAAGGAACTGCAAAGTATACTTAACCCCGAAGCTAAGGAGAAGAAGGAAAAAACCATTGGAGATAAGGTTTTTAGAGTTGGTGATAAGATAATGCAGATAAAAAATAACTACAATATAAAATGGAAGAGTGAGAATGGTCTTAGAAAAGGGGAAGGGGTATTTAATGGAGATATAGGATATATTACAGCCATAGATGAAGAAGCAAAGCTTCTATCGGCTTGCTTTGATGATGAAAAATATGTGGACTATGATTTTTCAGGCCTTGACGAGATAGAGCTTGCTTATTCCATTACAATACATAAGAGTCAGGGAAGTGAATTCCCAGTAGTTGTTATGCCTCTTTGTTGGGGGCCACCAATGCTTTTGAATAAAAACCTATTGTATACAGGAGTAACCCGTGCTAAGGAGTTAGTAGTTTTAGTGGGTATGGAGAAGTATTTATATATGATGATAAGGAATGAAAGAAATTCAAATAGAAATTCGGGACTTGGATTTAGGCTTAAGAGGATTAAAGATGAAGAATTATTAAGTTTTTAGTATACATTAAGGAGTTGTTATGAATTATATAAAGCTATTATATGAATATATTGATACCCTTTTAAACTTCATATATCCTAGAAATATCTACTGTATATCATGCAATAGTCCAATAAATAGGGATGAGGAGTATTCGATTTGCAGTGGATGCAGAGAAAAATTAAAGCTCATATATGGAAAAACATGTTCAAAATGTG includes:
- a CDS encoding AEC family transporter, which codes for MAVLEQVIILFLLIIIGYIIKKLKIISNDMNRDVSNLVMNVALPAFIITAMNFSFSPDVLVKSGKLIIVSISIYTFVIGISFFITKIMGVKGETRDIFQYSIVFSNVGYMGYPVIKALMGDIGVFYGALYNLPFNILVWTFGVYLLTRNDMKTHKEKLNNKNSISIKKFINPGIVAIITGFILFLFSIELPYSIYRTLELLGSLTTPLAMIFIGSILADVKTSEIFTDKRVFILCVIRLAILPVLVMFILRTIGFSDYLVAIPVIMTAMPIAANAAIMASRFNNDYHLASKTVFLSTLFSVLTIPLIVIMLK
- a CDS encoding tRNA 2-thiocytidine(32) synthetase TtcA, which gives rise to MKKIIGYIRKAVEDFDMIQDGDIVGVGVSGGKDSVALLYGLRLFQNFSPIKYELKALSLTLGFDNFDLSPIQSLCDEIGVEYIIKPTQIAKIVFEERNEKNPCSLCARFKRAALHDLCKENSVTKLALGHHRDDGIETLFLSMFYEGRINTFDPVTYLSRKDLTMIRPMIYAEEREIAGAVKRQNLPVVKSSCPADGNTKREYMKQSLLRFYKDIPHSKKALLNALMNTEQLNIWGMNKK
- the yyaC gene encoding spore protease YyaC — encoded protein: MVMKKKDSIHEIKIHFQDKYGVSLLSENLSKKFKPNTIIICIGTDRCIGDALGPLVGTLLIRANFKYPVYGTLKNPIHAINLKEKVKKIRDIHKNPNIIAVDACLGDQKYIGNIQIRHSPILPGKGVGKNLPSVGNISIVGIVDKFTTDDFFPIHNIRLSLVIEMAEVIAKSLIGAIST
- a CDS encoding small multi-drug export protein, coding for MGLVDFLSRELRVFLLSTLPIIELRGAIPYGIAVGMNPIHAAFLCIVGSMVPVPFLLFLLKPFFTKLRRIYMIREFEIWLIDRTERRAGNIKKYSILGLVLFVAIPLPSTGVWTGAIAAAIFNLRSDHAFFAILLGNIIAAILLTILSRLAILNL
- a CDS encoding phosphodiester glycosidase family protein, yielding MLNKKRFTAGLLTALLAFNTFITFSSAEFIDIYGEESSENLSGGVVHEKILRFTHKGWLNINVLRIDTDDNYTSLEVLTSKNGISNRDPLTNLASESENAHKIVGAINGDFYDTRAFATIGPVVKDGELITSSKSHPDFATFNIDDENKPFIDYWQEGSIRLINGENSSVLNIAYKNKPYINTGGILLDSNWGELSFGNEMHDDIVEMVIVDNRVQEIRDNLEAIEIPDNGFIIAATGEVKAHILNNFSQNDRVLLNMTGKPNFEELSLAMGGGSIILKDGIIPDDFSLKISGNHPRTGLGISKDKDEIIMVTIDGRTSSYTGTTQRELAEILIELGAYDGINLDGGGSTEMVVKPLGDETVTIVNNPSGGFERKIMNGLAVLNNSPKSQLKDIKIECDDTNIFLGTSRKFRVKAYDGNYNPTHVDLDDVRWRVNGIEGDFMEDKFIPTTTGEGTIEVSFKNKTASIDIQVLEHPNKLHISPSKIFAEAEREVPLYIEAVNDEGFKAKINSDDLIWSIPNKIGDIENNTFISSKEVSNDIIKASLNNIDAYIQVSTNYLKVIFDDFERLNAGFLPYPKEVVGNFELSPSPKNGQSSGKLSYDFTDVNASKAAYIVFNDDGLQLKEKPEKLGLWVYGNKGNGHWLRGKITDASENSYNMTFERNVDWEGWKFVEAIIPDRAIAPIKLERIYLVETEPLFMDSGYIYVDDITAFYKPSFDKEIPKDTTVYIDKRNISSELKNEDSFRFLAHGSIGDIDTMLDTWFVNELADITETMDLNLFTNHIDGKLEDQLLDNYLVGASGYSHTQFKNSSFIRLDNSERGLRATDYNQWIWFLDKVKNLESDSLFVVLPKPLSFIDKLEEKLFFDTLGKLRKEKNMDIWILSGGNNKDFEIETIKGIGLVKLKSFPTYDEIDPEKDLKYMVFTVNDGYVTYEIKNMFKKDR
- a CDS encoding aspartyl-phosphate phosphatase Spo0E family protein; amino-acid sequence: MNNINSLSIKIEKLRKELSSTLDNNLHDMSMDELVDQSNELNKLIVEYYRRTTNKED